A stretch of the Streptococcus suis genome encodes the following:
- a CDS encoding RNA helicase codes for MGRMMPGRIRQEGIDLYEAGQLTVLQSKNGKMELEIAGEHFVYGDDDSDLQCSCQLFQSKGYCQHLAATEYFLKNDRSGKDISQSMKEEGDEHKETVRRTYFGGLFLDEILRPKPEMGIKYQLSVEGSLLPFDRQIDWTLKISRLPDSRSYIVRDIGAFLRLVKVNGYYQIGKNYYELVAYENFDEPSQALIEFLWNLVPEKVGLDSDILIHFGRHFRLPQAYFEEGLELLNQLAVFEFSYQQQSYRSMNVFPLSEDAGLFHFDVTVHTHMIEMAIHEKSYRQLFQGRFLLVDGIVYSVNRWQENLIRYLSELVPTESGHKKVQVDFSDQDRLALSLIDLQTIGSVSAPKRFRIHDFKPEFYINMEADGRLCLQLLLNFGGRMVSSEEELALLPFASHFQHLEAVFQTIHLAGFHGTYKAYRASLSQTELYPFFSQQVPALQKMGKVVLSDDIQDLLIEAKPQIEVTRNGSLLDISFDLSEVDPIEVDQAIQALLNQEDYYTSTSGKVLVFDEDTKKISQTLINLRARHNQTGQLQVHALVGYQLSQSFANFEQVQFTKEFLEMATYLAQPERFPLPELRVTTPLRDYQQIGVKWLSMLDTYGFGGILADDMGLGKTLQTISFLTSRLSEDSKVLILAPSSLIYNWLEECNRFAPELDVAVVHGTREQREEIIANRKQILVTSYPSFRQDVELYKQERFDYLILDEAQVMKNAQSKIAQLLREFEVGNCFALSGTPIENHLTELWSIFQIVLPGLLPNKQAFSKMTAKELARTIQPFVLRRHKEDVLRELPDLIEVNVLNELTDEQKTVYLAQLQQMQSQVLGATDAQINRSKIEILSGITRLRQICDTPSLFLDSYKGESGKLNSLRELLIQLKEGNRRVLIFSQFRNMLEQIESQLEEIGLTSYTLTGSTPANQRQEMTRAFNAGSRDAFLISLKAGGVGLNLTGADTVILVDLWWNPAVEAQAISRAHRMGQTEMVECYRLITRGTIEEKILELQEHKRNLVKTVLDGNESRSQLTAEDIREILGIQ; via the coding sequence ATGGGTCGTATGATGCCGGGGCGGATTCGCCAAGAAGGAATTGATTTATACGAGGCTGGACAATTGACAGTTCTTCAAAGTAAGAATGGCAAAATGGAGCTTGAAATTGCCGGAGAACACTTTGTGTATGGAGATGACGATAGCGATCTACAATGTAGCTGTCAATTATTTCAGAGCAAGGGTTACTGCCAACATTTAGCTGCCACGGAGTATTTCTTGAAAAATGATAGGTCGGGCAAGGATATAAGTCAATCCATGAAAGAAGAAGGGGATGAACATAAAGAAACCGTTCGTCGAACCTATTTTGGTGGTCTATTTTTAGATGAGATTCTTCGTCCAAAGCCAGAAATGGGGATTAAGTATCAGTTATCTGTGGAAGGAAGTTTGTTGCCTTTTGATCGCCAGATTGATTGGACTTTGAAAATTTCCCGTCTGCCAGATAGTCGTTCTTATATTGTAAGAGATATTGGTGCATTTTTGCGTCTGGTAAAAGTTAATGGTTATTACCAAATTGGGAAAAATTATTATGAGCTGGTTGCGTATGAAAATTTTGATGAGCCGAGTCAGGCTTTAATAGAATTTCTATGGAATTTGGTACCAGAGAAAGTTGGATTGGACTCAGATATTCTTATACATTTTGGAAGACATTTTCGCTTACCTCAGGCCTATTTTGAAGAAGGGCTGGAATTGCTGAACCAGCTAGCTGTATTTGAATTTTCGTATCAGCAGCAATCTTATCGTTCTATGAACGTTTTTCCATTGAGTGAAGATGCAGGTTTGTTTCACTTTGATGTAACGGTCCACACGCACATGATTGAAATGGCCATTCATGAGAAATCTTATCGACAGCTATTTCAAGGGCGTTTTCTATTGGTGGATGGGATTGTTTACAGTGTCAATCGCTGGCAAGAAAATCTGATTCGCTATCTATCAGAATTAGTCCCAACTGAATCTGGCCATAAAAAAGTTCAAGTTGATTTCAGCGATCAAGATCGACTGGCACTGAGTTTAATAGATTTGCAAACGATTGGTAGTGTGTCAGCTCCAAAACGGTTTAGGATACATGATTTTAAGCCAGAGTTTTACATTAATATGGAAGCAGATGGTCGTCTATGTTTGCAATTGCTGTTAAACTTTGGTGGTAGAATGGTAAGCAGTGAAGAGGAATTAGCTCTATTACCATTTGCGAGCCATTTCCAACACTTGGAGGCTGTTTTTCAAACAATCCACCTGGCTGGTTTTCATGGAACCTATAAGGCTTATAGGGCTTCGCTTAGTCAAACAGAGTTATATCCTTTTTTCAGTCAGCAAGTACCAGCTTTGCAAAAAATGGGGAAAGTGGTCTTATCAGATGATATTCAAGATTTACTCATTGAAGCTAAGCCACAAATAGAGGTGACTCGTAATGGTTCACTTTTGGATATTTCTTTTGATTTGTCCGAAGTTGATCCGATTGAAGTTGATCAGGCTATTCAGGCTTTATTAAATCAAGAAGACTATTATACTAGTACCAGTGGAAAGGTCTTAGTCTTTGATGAAGACACAAAGAAAATTAGTCAAACACTTATTAACTTACGAGCCCGCCACAATCAAACTGGACAACTTCAGGTCCATGCTTTAGTGGGATACCAATTGTCTCAATCTTTTGCAAACTTTGAACAAGTCCAATTTACGAAAGAGTTTTTAGAAATGGCGACCTATCTCGCTCAGCCAGAACGTTTCCCACTTCCTGAATTGAGAGTCACTACCCCGCTTAGAGATTATCAACAGATTGGTGTTAAATGGTTATCTATGTTAGATACTTATGGTTTTGGAGGGATTCTAGCTGATGATATGGGATTAGGAAAGACCTTACAAACTATCTCTTTTCTGACTAGTCGACTAAGTGAAGACTCAAAAGTATTGATATTGGCACCTTCCAGTCTCATTTACAATTGGTTAGAGGAGTGTAACAGATTTGCACCTGAACTTGATGTGGCTGTTGTTCATGGTACCAGAGAACAACGTGAAGAGATTATTGCAAATAGAAAGCAAATTTTAGTGACATCTTATCCGTCTTTTAGGCAAGATGTAGAGCTATACAAGCAGGAGAGATTTGATTACCTCATTTTGGATGAGGCTCAGGTCATGAAAAATGCCCAATCAAAAATTGCCCAATTACTTCGTGAATTTGAAGTAGGGAACTGTTTTGCCTTATCTGGAACACCGATTGAAAATCACTTAACAGAATTATGGTCTATTTTCCAAATCGTTCTTCCAGGATTGTTACCCAATAAGCAAGCCTTTAGTAAGATGACAGCTAAAGAATTAGCTCGAACGATACAACCATTTGTGTTGAGGCGTCATAAAGAAGATGTTCTCAGAGAGTTACCAGATTTAATTGAAGTCAATGTTCTGAATGAATTAACTGATGAACAAAAGACAGTTTATTTAGCACAACTTCAACAAATGCAATCACAAGTTCTTGGTGCAACTGATGCGCAAATTAATCGAAGTAAAATCGAAATTCTGTCGGGAATCACTCGATTAAGGCAGATTTGCGATACTCCAAGCCTATTTTTGGATTCCTACAAGGGGGAAAGTGGCAAGTTAAATAGTTTGAGAGAATTATTAATTCAATTAAAAGAAGGAAATCGGCGAGTTCTTATTTTTTCTCAGTTTCGAAATATGTTAGAGCAAATTGAGTCTCAACTGGAAGAAATTGGATTGACATCCTATACCTTAACTGGCTCAACTCCTGCAAATCAACGACAGGAAATGACTCGAGCATTTAATGCAGGTAGCCGAGATGCCTTTCTTATTTCATTGAAAGCAGGCGGTGTTGGACTGAATTTAACAGGAGCTGATACAGTTATTTTAGTAGACTTATGGTGGAATCCAGCTGTTGAAGCACAAGCCATCAGTCGTGCCCACAGAATGGGTCAAACAGAGATGGTTGAATGTTACCGATTGATTACTCGTGGGACTATTGAAGAAAAAATTCTAGAGCTACAAGAGCATAAAAGAAATCTTGTAAAGACAGTACTTGATGGAAATGAAAGCCGCTCACAATTAACTGCAGAGGATATCCGCGAGATTTTAGGAATCCAATAG
- a CDS encoding UDP-N-acetylmuramate--L-alanine ligase — protein MSKVYHFIGIKGSGMSALALMLHQMGHKVQGSDVEKYYFTQRGLEQAGIPIFPFDEKNITADVELIAGNAFRPDNNVEIAFADEHGYTYKRYHEFLGEFMKDFTSLGIAGAHGKTSTTGLLAHVMRNITDTSFLIGDGTGRGSANAQYFVFESDEYERHFAPYNPEYSIITNIDFDHPDYFTSLEDVFNAFNDYAKQVKKGLFVYGEDEQLRRVTANAPIFYYGLNENNDFIAYDLKPSTTGSQFKVRHGEEELGEFQIPTFGKHNVMNATAVIATLYVAGFDLQLVAEHLKTFGGVKRRFTEKVVNNTVIIDDFAHHPTEIIATIDAARQKYPSKELVAIFQPHTFTRTIALLDEFADALNGADAVYLAQIYGSARETDNGQVKVEDLAAKINKKGGLLTVENTSPLLDHDNAVFVFMGAGDIQSYEYSFERLLSNLTNNVQ, from the coding sequence ATGTCTAAAGTCTATCATTTTATTGGAATAAAAGGGTCTGGTATGAGTGCGCTCGCTTTGATGTTACATCAAATGGGGCACAAGGTACAGGGGAGTGATGTAGAAAAGTATTACTTTACTCAAAGAGGGCTGGAACAAGCTGGCATTCCAATCTTTCCATTTGATGAAAAAAACATCACAGCGGATGTTGAATTAATTGCAGGTAACGCCTTCCGTCCAGACAATAATGTTGAAATCGCATTTGCTGATGAACATGGGTATACCTATAAACGCTACCATGAATTCTTGGGAGAATTTATGAAAGACTTTACAAGTCTTGGTATTGCAGGTGCCCATGGTAAGACCTCAACAACAGGGCTCTTAGCGCATGTTATGCGTAATATTACGGATACATCGTTTCTAATTGGTGATGGTACTGGCCGTGGTTCAGCAAATGCTCAGTATTTTGTATTTGAGTCAGATGAATATGAACGTCATTTTGCACCCTACAATCCGGAGTATAGCATCATCACAAATATTGACTTTGACCACCCTGATTACTTTACAAGTCTTGAAGATGTATTTAACGCTTTCAATGATTATGCAAAACAAGTAAAAAAAGGTCTCTTTGTATATGGTGAAGACGAGCAACTTCGAAGAGTCACTGCAAATGCTCCCATCTTTTACTATGGTTTAAACGAAAACAATGATTTTATTGCCTATGACCTCAAACCTTCTACTACAGGATCACAGTTTAAGGTGCGTCACGGCGAGGAAGAGTTGGGTGAATTCCAAATTCCGACATTTGGTAAGCATAATGTGATGAATGCAACAGCTGTTATTGCTACCCTTTATGTCGCTGGTTTCGATTTGCAGTTGGTTGCAGAGCATTTGAAGACTTTTGGTGGTGTAAAACGTCGCTTCACTGAAAAAGTGGTTAATAACACAGTCATTATTGATGACTTTGCTCACCATCCAACTGAAATCATTGCGACGATTGATGCCGCACGTCAAAAATATCCTAGTAAAGAATTGGTTGCCATTTTCCAACCACATACCTTTACTCGCACCATTGCCCTCTTGGATGAATTTGCAGACGCTTTGAATGGTGCTGATGCAGTATACCTTGCTCAAATTTATGGTTCAGCACGTGAAACAGATAATGGTCAGGTCAAGGTAGAAGATTTGGCGGCTAAAATCAATAAAAAAGGTGGCTTACTTACTGTTGAAAATACATCACCGCTGTTGGATCATGACAACGCAGTCTTTGTATTTATGGGAGCAGGTGACATTCAGTCATATGAGTACTCATTTGAAAGACTTTTGTCCAACCTTACAAATAATGTTCAATAA
- a CDS encoding GNAT family N-acetyltransferase, producing MEIRFAKFSDLEQVVELEQANFSSQEQISEAVLATYLDRLQKTCLVMENNGELVGFILSCPCTTPKVTDAIFYLSSDTIPVGNYLAIASLSVSKNYQGQGIGTLLIAALKEVALQEGYVGIALTCKEVLVGYYEINHFTDFGPSESEFGGTSWFDMYWNAP from the coding sequence ATGGAAATTCGTTTTGCAAAATTCTCAGATTTAGAGCAAGTAGTGGAGCTTGAACAAGCTAATTTTTCAAGCCAGGAACAAATTTCGGAAGCTGTCCTTGCTACCTATCTTGACAGGCTTCAAAAAACATGTCTTGTAATGGAAAACAATGGTGAATTAGTGGGCTTTATCCTCTCATGCCCATGCACCACTCCTAAGGTGACAGATGCGATTTTTTATTTATCTTCTGATACGATTCCAGTTGGTAATTATCTGGCTATTGCTAGTTTATCTGTGTCGAAAAATTATCAAGGACAGGGAATTGGAACACTATTAATAGCAGCGTTGAAAGAAGTTGCTCTTCAAGAAGGTTATGTGGGAATTGCTTTAACTTGTAAAGAAGTTTTAGTCGGTTATTATGAAATAAATCATTTTACAGATTTCGGACCTTCTGAGTCTGAATTTGGTGGTACTTCATGGTTTGATATGTACTGGAATGCTCCCTAA
- the mltG gene encoding endolytic transglycosylase MltG yields MTKENDNNAQPSSFRDQILRELEELKAQRLEGQPEETLSQVNDKVVEEIEAIASVAKNEIDHSEVAEYEPEELPKVLEERADESISEEITVLDEKQTDSNVGDQPQPVLQDTVERNLEELRNFISANPELLGDQLLESEKMGSASVQSEGSFDAHSTSPSLEDTFIDFPKEDVSTVTGDTEIIPLEATLIAPSVAVSKEPIKVEESQPRRRTHSKNKQKRKKQDRTAKRIVAVVMSLVVVFFLATCTFGFFWVKSSLEPINTEATKTIQVEIPEGSSTKEIANILFENDLIKNATVFNYYSKIKSYNNYQSGFYNLSQSMSVDDLAKALQESGTPTAQEEPAGKVLIVEGYTLTQIANSVTLNAKTDDKTDKTPFTSEEFLATVTNQEFIDRMVATYPNLFASLPAADSGVIYRLEGYLFPAVYDYYDDATIEDLVEQMISTTDARLQPYYEAIANKNLTVNEVLTLASLVEKEGSTDEDRRNIASVFFNRLNAEMPLQSNIAILYAQGKLGEETTLAEDTNIDTSIESPYNIYWRAGLMPGPVDSPSLSAIEAVLNANATDYYYFVADVTTGTVYFANTIEEHDQNVATYVNAHLE; encoded by the coding sequence GTGACAAAAGAGAATGACAACAATGCACAGCCTTCAAGTTTTCGTGATCAAATTTTACGTGAACTCGAAGAATTGAAAGCCCAGCGCCTTGAAGGACAACCGGAAGAGACCTTGTCTCAAGTAAATGATAAAGTTGTTGAGGAGATTGAGGCAATCGCTTCTGTTGCGAAAAATGAAATTGATCATAGTGAAGTCGCTGAATACGAACCAGAAGAGCTTCCAAAAGTATTAGAAGAGCGTGCTGATGAGAGTATTTCAGAAGAAATAACAGTATTGGATGAAAAACAAACTGATAGCAACGTGGGAGATCAACCACAACCTGTATTACAAGATACAGTTGAGCGTAATTTGGAAGAACTTAGAAATTTCATTTCAGCTAATCCAGAACTTTTAGGAGATCAGTTGCTTGAATCTGAAAAAATGGGTTCTGCTTCAGTTCAGTCTGAAGGGAGTTTTGATGCTCATTCAACAAGTCCATCGTTAGAAGACACATTTATCGACTTCCCTAAAGAAGACGTTTCGACTGTTACTGGTGATACAGAAATTATTCCACTGGAAGCGACTTTGATAGCCCCTTCAGTGGCAGTTTCAAAAGAGCCAATAAAAGTCGAAGAAAGTCAACCAAGACGCCGTACACATAGTAAAAATAAGCAAAAACGAAAGAAACAGGACAGAACGGCAAAAAGAATTGTTGCGGTGGTTATGTCATTGGTAGTTGTCTTCTTTTTAGCTACTTGTACATTTGGTTTCTTCTGGGTAAAATCAAGCTTGGAGCCTATTAATACTGAAGCCACAAAAACGATTCAAGTGGAGATTCCTGAAGGATCCTCTACTAAGGAAATCGCAAATATTCTCTTTGAGAATGACCTAATAAAAAATGCTACTGTTTTTAATTATTACTCAAAAATTAAGAGTTATAATAATTACCAGAGTGGATTTTATAACCTATCGCAAAGTATGTCAGTAGATGATCTTGCGAAAGCTTTGCAAGAAAGTGGAACACCGACTGCTCAAGAGGAACCTGCAGGAAAAGTGTTAATCGTTGAAGGTTATACACTTACACAAATTGCGAATTCAGTTACATTGAATGCTAAAACGGATGATAAAACTGATAAAACACCATTTACCAGTGAGGAATTTTTAGCTACAGTAACAAATCAAGAATTCATTGATCGAATGGTTGCAACCTATCCAAACTTATTTGCTAGCCTACCTGCTGCGGATAGTGGAGTTATTTACAGATTAGAGGGTTACCTCTTCCCAGCTGTTTATGATTATTATGACGATGCAACAATCGAAGACTTGGTTGAGCAAATGATTTCAACAACAGATGCTCGCCTTCAACCTTATTATGAAGCGATTGCTAATAAAAACCTAACTGTAAATGAAGTACTGACACTTGCGTCCCTTGTTGAAAAAGAAGGATCAACAGATGAAGATCGTCGTAATATTGCAAGTGTATTCTTTAATCGCTTAAATGCAGAAATGCCTCTTCAGTCCAATATTGCAATTCTCTATGCCCAAGGTAAACTAGGTGAGGAAACAACTTTGGCCGAGGATACGAATATTGACACTTCAATCGAATCTCCTTATAATATCTATTGGAGAGCAGGCCTGATGCCTGGTCCGGTTGATAGTCCTAGTTTGTCGGCAATAGAAGCTGTTTTAAATGCAAATGCAACGGATTATTATTATTTTGTGGCGGATGTTACTACTGGAACAGTTTACTTTGCTAATACAATTGAGGAACATGATCAGAATGTTGCTACATATGTCAATGCGCATTTAGAATAA
- the greA gene encoding transcription elongation factor GreA has product MAEKTYPMTLEEKEKLEKELEELKLVRRPEIVERIKIARSYGDLSENSEYEAAKDEQAFVEGQISTIETKIRYAEIVNSDAVAADEVAIGRTVTVQEVGETEEEVYYIVGAAGADAFANKISNESPIGRALIGKKTGDLATIETPAGSYDVKILGVEKTK; this is encoded by the coding sequence ATGGCAGAAAAAACATATCCAATGACCTTGGAAGAAAAAGAAAAATTAGAAAAAGAGTTAGAAGAATTAAAACTCGTTCGTCGTCCAGAAATTGTGGAACGCATTAAAATTGCACGTTCATATGGGGACCTTTCAGAGAACTCTGAATATGAAGCGGCAAAAGATGAACAAGCTTTTGTTGAAGGTCAAATTTCAACAATTGAAACAAAAATTCGCTATGCTGAAATTGTAAATAGTGATGCTGTTGCTGCAGACGAAGTGGCAATTGGTAGAACAGTAACAGTTCAAGAAGTTGGTGAGACAGAAGAAGAAGTTTACTATATTGTCGGTGCAGCTGGAGCTGATGCTTTTGCCAATAAAATTTCTAACGAAAGTCCAATTGGCAGAGCCTTGATTGGTAAGAAGACAGGGGATTTAGCTACAATTGAAACACCAGCAGGTAGCTATGATGTGAAAATTCTAGGTGTTGAAAAAACTAAATAA
- the yidC gene encoding membrane protein insertase YidC, with product MKNKRLLMLSGMALSTLLFLSGCVQTDKSGNPTGFIWDWLGQPMSNLIRFFAEDQALGFGLAIIIVTLLVRFIILPLGIYQSWKAAIQSEKMNYLKPILGPIQERMKNASSKEEQLAAQQEYFATQKQYGVSMLGGIGCLPMLIQMPFFSAIYFAARHTPGISEATFLGINLGSTSLILTVVAGILYYAQSLLMQVGMDEEQKKQMKTMALMNPIMIMMFSFGSPAGVTLYWVVGGLFGILQQAITNFILKPRIRKQVEEEFKNITVTATPRKTKDVTPTASAVIEGKTNNKKKNRNSGKQRSR from the coding sequence TTGAAAAATAAACGTCTACTCATGTTGTCAGGCATGGCCTTATCAACTCTTCTTTTCTTATCCGGATGTGTACAAACTGATAAAAGCGGAAATCCTACAGGTTTCATTTGGGATTGGTTGGGGCAACCAATGTCCAACTTGATTCGCTTTTTTGCAGAGGATCAAGCTCTAGGATTTGGTCTTGCTATTATCATCGTTACCTTATTGGTTCGATTCATCATCCTCCCATTGGGAATTTACCAATCTTGGAAAGCTGCTATCCAATCTGAGAAGATGAATTATCTCAAACCGATTTTAGGCCCAATCCAGGAGCGCATGAAAAATGCAAGCTCTAAAGAAGAGCAACTTGCTGCGCAACAAGAGTATTTTGCAACTCAAAAACAATACGGTGTGAGCATGCTCGGCGGAATCGGTTGTTTGCCGATGCTGATTCAAATGCCATTCTTCTCTGCAATCTACTTTGCGGCTCGCCACACACCAGGAATTTCTGAAGCTACTTTCCTTGGTATTAATTTAGGTTCAACTAGCCTGATTTTGACAGTCGTTGCTGGTATTTTATACTATGCCCAATCGCTCTTAATGCAAGTCGGCATGGATGAAGAACAGAAAAAACAAATGAAAACCATGGCTCTGATGAATCCAATTATGATCATGATGTTCTCATTTGGGTCTCCTGCTGGAGTGACTCTCTACTGGGTTGTCGGTGGTCTCTTCGGTATTCTTCAACAAGCTATTACAAACTTCATTTTGAAACCTCGTATTCGTAAACAAGTGGAAGAGGAATTCAAAAATATCACAGTGACAGCAACTCCTCGTAAAACAAAGGATGTTACTCCAACTGCTTCAGCAGTCATTGAAGGAAAAACAAACAATAAGAAGAAAAATCGTAATTCTGGAAAACAACGTTCTAGATAA
- a CDS encoding acylphosphatase, whose translation MRKVKMIASGIVQGVGFRWSVQYLAMEIGDITGRVWNNEDGTVTILAQSENAEKLSHFIHEIRKGPSRMAKVTYLDVTLANFEDYKDFQVSYR comes from the coding sequence ATGCGTAAGGTAAAAATGATTGCATCTGGTATTGTCCAAGGAGTTGGTTTTCGATGGTCTGTCCAATACCTTGCTATGGAAATTGGTGATATAACTGGCAGGGTCTGGAACAATGAAGATGGTACTGTAACCATCCTCGCCCAATCAGAAAATGCTGAGAAGCTCAGCCATTTTATTCATGAAATACGAAAAGGGCCCTCTCGTATGGCCAAAGTGACCTATCTAGATGTTACCCTGGCCAATTTTGAGGACTATAAGGATTTTCAGGTTAGCTATAGATAA
- a CDS encoding RNA methyltransferase: MDIIRSKTNNLVKQVKKLQQKKYRTSSYLIEGWHLLEEAMEAGAKIEHIFVEEEYFEKVAGLANVTVVSPEIMQDLADSKTPQGVVAQLALPSQLLPETLDGKFLVLEDVQDPGNVGTMIRTADAAGFDGVFLSDKSADIYNMKVLRSMQGSHFHLPVYRMSIFSILTALKSNQIQILATTLSSQSVDYKEITSNSSFALVMGNEGQGISDLVADEADQLVHITMPGQAESLNVAIAAGILLFSFI; encoded by the coding sequence ATGGACATCATTCGCTCAAAGACTAACAATTTGGTCAAACAAGTTAAAAAATTACAACAGAAAAAATATCGGACATCTTCTTATCTGATTGAAGGCTGGCATTTGCTGGAGGAAGCGATGGAGGCTGGAGCCAAAATTGAGCATATTTTTGTGGAGGAAGAGTATTTTGAAAAGGTTGCAGGTTTAGCCAATGTGACAGTTGTCAGTCCTGAAATTATGCAAGATTTAGCTGATTCTAAGACACCTCAGGGGGTAGTAGCTCAACTTGCTTTGCCGAGCCAACTTTTACCTGAGACTTTGGATGGAAAATTTTTGGTTCTGGAAGATGTGCAGGATCCTGGAAATGTTGGGACAATGATTCGTACAGCTGATGCAGCTGGTTTTGATGGAGTATTTCTATCGGATAAGTCGGCTGATATTTATAATATGAAAGTGCTTCGTTCCATGCAGGGGAGTCACTTCCATTTGCCAGTTTATCGGATGTCAATTTTCTCCATTCTTACAGCTCTTAAAAGCAATCAGATACAAATCTTGGCAACGACCCTCTCTAGTCAGTCGGTTGACTATAAGGAAATTACGTCAAATTCGAGTTTTGCCTTGGTCATGGGAAACGAAGGTCAGGGAATTTCTGATTTAGTGGCTGATGAGGCGGATCAACTTGTTCACATCACCATGCCAGGACAGGCTGAAAGTCTCAATGTGGCGATTGCAGCAGGAATTTTACTATTTAGCTTTATTTAA
- a CDS encoding HD domain-containing protein: MVAYKQDKEYMDYVGHLIATPKVQKLGKIPHHYYSTRLEHSINVSYTSYKIARKFGWDAKSTARGGLLHDLFFYDWRDTKFNKSHAWVHPRIAKRNAQKLIQLNKLEEDIIVKHMFGATISPPRYKESWIVTCVDKYWAVREWSLPMQHKWKKSKVFRFQ, from the coding sequence ATGGTTGCATATAAACAAGATAAAGAATACATGGACTATGTGGGGCATTTAATTGCTACACCTAAAGTTCAAAAATTGGGGAAGATTCCTCATCATTATTACTCCACACGGTTGGAACATTCCATTAACGTGTCTTATACAAGCTATAAAATTGCGAGAAAGTTCGGATGGGATGCAAAATCGACCGCTCGTGGTGGGCTGTTACACGATCTATTTTTCTATGACTGGAGAGATACTAAGTTTAATAAAAGTCATGCTTGGGTTCATCCACGGATTGCTAAGCGCAATGCTCAGAAACTCATTCAACTTAATAAATTAGAAGAAGATATTATTGTGAAGCATATGTTTGGTGCAACAATTTCTCCTCCTCGCTATAAAGAGTCTTGGATTGTGACTTGTGTTGATAAGTATTGGGCAGTAAGAGAATGGAGTCTGCCTATGCAACACAAGTGGAAAAAAAGCAAGGTCTTTCGTTTTCAATAA
- a CDS encoding Bax inhibitor-1/YccA family protein: protein MNNDSFIINQVDNTALNRFFGKIYGVVAMGIGLSAFVSFLAVTVFQPLLLSLISAGSLIMMLIMIGQLALVVSASTMAAKNSPMALPMFLAYSVTNGITISMILMFYTSETVVLAFVSAALMFAIMAVIGMTTKKNLSGMAQALRAALWGIIIASFINIFLRSSGLSFMMSIISVLVFSGLIAYDNQRIRNVFEQTGGNVGQGWVVSMALQLYLDFINLFLNLLRIFGGLSRD from the coding sequence ATGAATAACGATTCATTTATTATTAATCAGGTGGATAACACCGCCCTCAACCGTTTCTTTGGCAAGATTTACGGAGTGGTTGCTATGGGAATTGGTCTATCAGCATTTGTATCATTCCTAGCTGTTACAGTCTTTCAACCATTATTACTTAGCTTGATTAGTGCAGGTTCACTCATTATGATGTTAATCATGATTGGACAACTTGCTTTGGTCGTTTCGGCTTCAACGATGGCAGCTAAAAATAGTCCAATGGCTTTACCAATGTTTCTTGCTTACTCAGTGACCAATGGTATCACTATTAGCATGATTTTGATGTTCTATACTAGCGAAACAGTTGTGCTTGCCTTTGTGTCAGCGGCTCTCATGTTTGCTATCATGGCTGTAATTGGGATGACAACGAAGAAAAACCTTTCTGGTATGGCTCAGGCATTGCGTGCAGCTCTATGGGGAATTATTATTGCAAGTTTTATTAATATCTTCCTTCGTAGCTCAGGTCTAAGCTTTATGATGTCTATCATTTCTGTTTTGGTATTCTCAGGTTTGATTGCTTATGACAACCAACGTATCCGCAACGTTTTCGAACAAACTGGTGGTAATGTTGGCCAAGGTTGGGTCGTATCCATGGCGCTTCAGCTCTATCTTGACTTTATCAACCTTTTCCTCAACTTGCTTCGTATCTTTGGTGGTTTGAGTAGAGACTAA